One Ramlibacter pinisoli genomic region harbors:
- the rpsQ gene encoding 30S ribosomal protein S17, translating to MTEAKTSLKRTLVGKVVSDKRAKTVTVLVERRVKHELYGKIVAKSSKYHAHDEKGEYHVGDLIEITESRPISKTKNWVATRLVEKAVAV from the coding sequence ATGACGGAAGCCAAGACCTCCCTCAAGCGCACCCTCGTTGGCAAGGTGGTGAGCGACAAGCGCGCCAAGACCGTCACGGTCCTGGTCGAGCGCCGCGTCAAGCACGAGCTCTACGGCAAGATCGTTGCCAAGTCGAGCAAGTACCACGCGCACGACGAGAAGGGCGAGTACCACGTCGGCGATCTCATCGAGATCACCGAGAGCCGCCCCATCTCCAAGACCAAGAACTGGGTCGCGACCCGCCTGGTCGAGAAGGCCGTCGCGGTTTAA
- the rpmC gene encoding 50S ribosomal protein L29, which translates to MTKAADLRQKDVAGLENEVKDLQRAHFGLRMQKATQQLTNTGSLRVTRRDIARAKTILAQKRAQSATK; encoded by the coding sequence ATGACCAAAGCTGCCGACCTGCGCCAGAAGGATGTTGCCGGCCTCGAGAACGAGGTCAAGGACCTGCAGCGCGCCCACTTCGGGCTGCGCATGCAGAAGGCCACGCAACAATTGACCAACACCGGTTCGCTGCGCGTCACGCGCCGCGACATCGCGCGCGCCAAGACCATCCTGGCCCAGAAGCGCGCGCAATCCGCCACCAAGTAA
- the rplP gene encoding 50S ribosomal protein L16 — MLQPARRKYRKEQKGRNTGIATRGNSVAFGDFGLKSTDRGRLTARQIEAARRAISRHVKRGGRIWIRVFPDKPISQKPAEVRMGNGKGNPEYYVAEIQPGKVLYEIVGVPEELAREAFKLAAAKLPLRTTFVTRMIGA; from the coding sequence ATGCTGCAACCCGCTCGCCGCAAATACCGCAAAGAGCAGAAGGGCCGCAACACCGGCATCGCCACCCGGGGCAACTCGGTGGCGTTCGGTGACTTCGGCCTGAAGTCCACCGATCGCGGCCGCCTCACGGCGCGCCAGATCGAAGCCGCGCGTCGCGCCATCTCGCGCCACGTCAAGCGTGGCGGCCGCATCTGGATCCGCGTGTTCCCGGACAAGCCGATCAGCCAGAAGCCTGCCGAGGTCCGCATGGGCAACGGCAAGGGCAACCCCGAGTACTACGTCGCCGAGATCCAGCCGGGCAAGGTGCTGTACGAGATCGTGGGCGTGCCCGAGGAGCTGGCGCGCGAGGCGTTCAAGCTGGCCGCGGCCAAGCTGCCCCTGCGCACCACCTTCGTCACCCGCATGATCGGCGCTTAA